A DNA window from Anastrepha obliqua isolate idAnaObli1 chromosome 5, idAnaObli1_1.0, whole genome shotgun sequence contains the following coding sequences:
- the LOC129248005 gene encoding nucleoside diphosphate phosphatase ENTPD5 isoform X2, whose product MKFEYQLLNLNDDQAGGAAPSRRKSSSPNGASKGLPRGLKLSFLCLVLSATLLLFFFGVYMDSTSPFLVRLASKLGYTRNQFAVIIDAGSTGSRVLAYKFDRSFIDNKLVLSEELFKERKPGLSSFAENPAKGAHSIKLLLDDAKAFIPKEKWASTPLVLKATAGLRLLPQHKAENLLNAVRELFAKSEFSVEPDAIEIMDGTDEGIFSWFTVNFLLGRLSKTNQAAALDLGGGSTQVTYAPTDPDQLPLYEKYMHEVNTLNRKIDVFTHSYLGLGLMAARHSVFTKGYNKDVNNVETVCVNPIINNRTWTYSNVEYQISGKPNTKSTTEEPVVDFEQCLEAVKTQVLPLVKPKPFTLKQHTVAAFSYYFERAIESGLIDPFQGGEITVAAYRKKAEEVCSIANDEQPFMCFDLTFISVLLREGFGLGDSKKIKLYKKIDGHEISWALGCAYNVLTSDEKYNS is encoded by the exons ATGAAATTTGAGTATCAGTTG TTGAACTTAAACGATGATCAGGCAGGTGGCGCTGCGCCTAGTCGGCGCAAATCTTCCTCGCCAAACGGTGCGTCGAAAGGTTTACCTAGAGGATTAAAGCTTTCGTTCCTGTGTCTGGTTCTATCGGCAACGTTGCTACTGTTCTTTTTCG GCGTTTATATGGATTCCACCAGCCCGTTCTTAGTGCGCTTGGCATCGAAACTGGGTTATACACGCAATCAATTTGCGGTCATCATCGATGCGGGTTCGACTGGTAGCCGTGTGTTGGCTTACAAATTCGATAGAAGTTTTATTG ATAATAAGCTGGTCTTGTCTGAGGAACTCTTCAAAGAACGCAAACCTGGCCTATCGTCGTTCGCCGAGAATCCAGCAAAAGGCGCACATTCCATTAAATTGCTACTTGATGACGCTAAAGCATTTATACCCAAAGAGAAATGGGCGTCGACGCCACTTGTACTCAAAGCCACAGCTGGTCTGCGGCTTCTGCCACAACACAAAGCTGAAAATCTCTTAAATGCCGTGCGTGAACTTTTTGCGAAGTCAGAATTTAGCGTCGAGCCAGATGCAATTGAAATTATGGATGGCACCGATGAAGGCATTTTCTCATGGTTCACAGTGAACTTTTTGCTAGGTCGCCTATCGAAAACAAATCAAGCTGCTGCGCTCGACTTGGGCGGTGGCAGCACACAAGTAACCTATGCGCCAACCGACCCCGATCAGTTACCGCTCTACGAGAAATACATGCACGAGGTAAACACACTGAACCGGAAAATCGATGTATTTACACACAGCTACTTGGGGTTGGGCTTGATGGCGGCGCGTCACTCTGTATTTACAAAGGGCTACAACAAGGATGTGAATAATGTGGAAACAGTGTGTGTAAATCcaataataaataatcgcaCGTGGACTTACTCGAATGTGGAATATCAAATTAG CGGCAAACCAAATACGAAATCAACAACAGAAGAACCAGTTGTGGACTTTGAACAGTGTTTGGAAGCAGTTAAAACGCAAGTTCTACCGCTAGTTAAGCCAAAGCCATTCACCTTGAAACAACACACCGTAGCTGCATTCAGCTATTACTTTGAACGCGCAATAGAATCCGGGCTTATTGATCCTTTCCAAGGCGGTGAGATCACAGTGGCTGCCTACCGCAAGAAGGCAGAAGAGGTGTGCAGCATTGCGAATGACGAACAACCTTTCATGTGCTTCGATTTGACGTTTATTTCCGTGTTGCTGCGCGAAGGATTTGGGCTAGGTGATAGTAAGAAGATAAAG ctttacaaaaaaattgatggtCATGAAATTTCATGGGCGCTGGGATGTGCTTATAACGTATTGACTAGCGATGAGAAATATAATTCCTAA
- the LOC129248005 gene encoding nucleoside diphosphate phosphatase ENTPD5 isoform X1 — MTSPQDVRQRKLNLNDDQAGGAAPSRRKSSSPNGASKGLPRGLKLSFLCLVLSATLLLFFFGVYMDSTSPFLVRLASKLGYTRNQFAVIIDAGSTGSRVLAYKFDRSFIDNKLVLSEELFKERKPGLSSFAENPAKGAHSIKLLLDDAKAFIPKEKWASTPLVLKATAGLRLLPQHKAENLLNAVRELFAKSEFSVEPDAIEIMDGTDEGIFSWFTVNFLLGRLSKTNQAAALDLGGGSTQVTYAPTDPDQLPLYEKYMHEVNTLNRKIDVFTHSYLGLGLMAARHSVFTKGYNKDVNNVETVCVNPIINNRTWTYSNVEYQISGKPNTKSTTEEPVVDFEQCLEAVKTQVLPLVKPKPFTLKQHTVAAFSYYFERAIESGLIDPFQGGEITVAAYRKKAEEVCSIANDEQPFMCFDLTFISVLLREGFGLGDSKKIKLYKKIDGHEISWALGCAYNVLTSDEKYNS, encoded by the exons ATGACGTCTCCGCAAGATGTACGACAACGTAAA TTGAACTTAAACGATGATCAGGCAGGTGGCGCTGCGCCTAGTCGGCGCAAATCTTCCTCGCCAAACGGTGCGTCGAAAGGTTTACCTAGAGGATTAAAGCTTTCGTTCCTGTGTCTGGTTCTATCGGCAACGTTGCTACTGTTCTTTTTCG GCGTTTATATGGATTCCACCAGCCCGTTCTTAGTGCGCTTGGCATCGAAACTGGGTTATACACGCAATCAATTTGCGGTCATCATCGATGCGGGTTCGACTGGTAGCCGTGTGTTGGCTTACAAATTCGATAGAAGTTTTATTG ATAATAAGCTGGTCTTGTCTGAGGAACTCTTCAAAGAACGCAAACCTGGCCTATCGTCGTTCGCCGAGAATCCAGCAAAAGGCGCACATTCCATTAAATTGCTACTTGATGACGCTAAAGCATTTATACCCAAAGAGAAATGGGCGTCGACGCCACTTGTACTCAAAGCCACAGCTGGTCTGCGGCTTCTGCCACAACACAAAGCTGAAAATCTCTTAAATGCCGTGCGTGAACTTTTTGCGAAGTCAGAATTTAGCGTCGAGCCAGATGCAATTGAAATTATGGATGGCACCGATGAAGGCATTTTCTCATGGTTCACAGTGAACTTTTTGCTAGGTCGCCTATCGAAAACAAATCAAGCTGCTGCGCTCGACTTGGGCGGTGGCAGCACACAAGTAACCTATGCGCCAACCGACCCCGATCAGTTACCGCTCTACGAGAAATACATGCACGAGGTAAACACACTGAACCGGAAAATCGATGTATTTACACACAGCTACTTGGGGTTGGGCTTGATGGCGGCGCGTCACTCTGTATTTACAAAGGGCTACAACAAGGATGTGAATAATGTGGAAACAGTGTGTGTAAATCcaataataaataatcgcaCGTGGACTTACTCGAATGTGGAATATCAAATTAG CGGCAAACCAAATACGAAATCAACAACAGAAGAACCAGTTGTGGACTTTGAACAGTGTTTGGAAGCAGTTAAAACGCAAGTTCTACCGCTAGTTAAGCCAAAGCCATTCACCTTGAAACAACACACCGTAGCTGCATTCAGCTATTACTTTGAACGCGCAATAGAATCCGGGCTTATTGATCCTTTCCAAGGCGGTGAGATCACAGTGGCTGCCTACCGCAAGAAGGCAGAAGAGGTGTGCAGCATTGCGAATGACGAACAACCTTTCATGTGCTTCGATTTGACGTTTATTTCCGTGTTGCTGCGCGAAGGATTTGGGCTAGGTGATAGTAAGAAGATAAAG ctttacaaaaaaattgatggtCATGAAATTTCATGGGCGCTGGGATGTGCTTATAACGTATTGACTAGCGATGAGAAATATAATTCCTAA
- the LOC129247089 gene encoding ras-interacting protein RIP3, producing MSNGDEVLDNWEEIDEVGLTNTLQKIQQKQRDTQQKTDSAKQCLNLPTSPASAPASSLAVFPQTANTTSTVEPNQFTLSKVEFPTPAVAATVPMKLLQRNANIQNASGSNIAATTAGAAAGTADLQSPLDDMAASFQPVMMLLHKPADEYQSTTYATPTNLQTVKILRRPTQSMEPRNNGIKPRQPIKTLQQREQEYAEARLRILGSAKNPEDDVGSATSANSSSATTTVAVNTIASINNTYKGNTNSPKVSQSGSNAGGCSGVGGSNLYNNYYNHQQQQQQQQQQANYYYMQQQQKQHQQQQQQQIPPAYNSRSMSALLPLPLPTTPQQQHQHPKAQPQTQHQTWSPVVGGSVSSSALRQQQQETILRLPRGPDGSVGFQMRR from the exons ATGTCCAATGGTGACGAGGTGCTAGACAATTGGGAAGAAATTGATGAAGTCGGT TTGACAAACACACTCCAGAagatacaacaaaaacaacgggATACGCAACAAAAAACCGATAGTGCCAAACAGTGCTTAAATTTGCCAACAAGTCCAGCAAGCGCACCTGCATCTTCATTAGCAGTGTTTCCACAAACAGCAAACACAACTTCAACAGTTGAACCCAACCAATTTACGCTCTCGAAAGTAGAATTTCCAACACCTGCTGTCGCCGCAACCGTTCCGATGAAACTGCTACAGCGCAATGCAAATATACAAAATGCCAGTGGTAGTAATATTGCAGCCACAACAGCTGGCGCTGCTGCTGGAACTGCGGATTTGCAATCACCACTCGATGATATGGCCGCTTCATTTCAGCCGGTAATGATGTTGCTACACAAACCTGCCGATGAATACCAGTCTACAACTTATGCGACACCAACTAACTTGCAAACAGTGAAGATACTGCGTCGTCCAACTCAATCGATGGAACCGCGTAACAACGGCATAAAGCCGCGCCAACCTATCAAAACGTTGCAGCAACGCGAACAAGAGTACGCTGAGGCGCGTTTGCGCATTCTCGGTTCTGCGAAAAATCCCGAAGACGATGTGGG gTCGGCAACCTCTGCAAATAGTTCATCCGCAACAACAACCGTAGCTGTTAACACGATTGCCAGCATTAATAATACGTACAAGGGCAACACAAACTCCCCAAAAGTCAGTCAGTCCGGCAGCAATGCTGGTGGGTGTAGTGGTGTCGGTGGTAGTAATCTATATAATAACTACTACAAccatcagcaacagcaacaacaacaacagcaacaagctaattattattatatgcaacaacaacagaaacagcatcagcaacaacaacaacagcagataCCACCCGCTTATAACTCTCGTTCAATGTCAGCGCTGCTGCCACTTCCGCTACCGACTACGCCCCAGCAACAGCATCAACATCCAAAGGCTCAGCCGCAGACTCAACACCAAACTTGGTCGCCCGTGGTCGGTGGCAGTGTTTCGTCTTCGGCATTAAGACAGCAACAGCAAGAGACCATTCTGCGTTTGCCACGCGGACCTGATGGCTCGGTTGGCTTTCAGATGCGTCGGTAA
- the LOC129247090 gene encoding geranylgeranyl transferase type-2 subunit beta has protein sequence MDFTTFAKSNTVDANNDKNTSDLYFWKHVEYIENHGKDQDDYEYCMTEFLRMSGIYWGVTALDIMNQLERLDRAFIIDFVRRCQCPATGGFAPCEGHDPHILYTLSAIQILCIYDALNEIDCEAVVRYVVGLQQFDGSFFGDKWGEVDTRFSFCAVAILSLLGRMEGTINVDRAVKFVMSCCNQTDGGFGSKPGAESHAGLIYCCVGFLSLTKRLHLLDIDKLGWWLCERQLPSGGLNGRPEKLPDVCYSWWVLSSLTIMGRLHWISAEKLKQFILSCQDHETGGFADRTGNLPDIFHTLFGIGALSLLGFDGLKAINPTLCMPQYVIDRLGVNPQILPRP, from the coding sequence ATGGATTTTACAACATTTGCCAAGTCAAACACTGTGGACGCGAATAATGACAAGAACACTTCGGACTTATACTTTTGGAAGCATGTGGAATATATTGAGAATCACGGAAAAGATCAGGACGATTATGAATACTGCATGACGGAGTTTCTACGGATGTCGGGCATCTATTGGGGCGTCACAGCCTTGGACATCATGAATCAACTGGAACGTTTGGATCGTGCCTTTATCATAGACTTCGTACGGCGATGCCAATGCCCAGCGACAGGTGGGTTTGCGCCATGTGAAGGTCACGATCCACACATACTGTATACGCTGTCTGCCATACAAATCCTCTGCATTTATGATGCTTTGAATGAAATTGACTGTGAAGCTGTTGTGCGCTATGTTGTTGGTTTGCAACAATTCGATGGCAGCTTTTTTGGTGACAAGTGGGGTGAGGTTGATACACGTTTTAGCTTTTGCGCCGTTGCAATACTTTCGCTTTTGGGACGTATGGAAGGCACTATTAACGTTGACCGCGCTGTCAAATTCGTAATGTCATGTTGTAATCAAACTGATGGTGGCTTCGGTTCGAAACCGGGCGCCGAATCTCATGCCGGGCTCATATATTGCTGTGTCGGATTTTTATCGTTGACGAAAAGGTTACATTTACTCGATATCGATAAGTTGGGCTGGTGGTTGTGTGAACGCCAATTACCCTCGGGTGGTCTAAATGGACGTCCTGAAAAACTGCCTGACGTCTGCTATTCATGGTGGGTGCTCTCCTCATTAACTATAATGGGACGTCTGCATTGGATTAGTGCTGAAAAGTTGAAGCAGTTCATACTCTCGTGTCAAGATCATGAAACTGGTGGCTTTGCTGATCGCACTGGCAATTTGCCTGACATATTTCACACGCTCTTTGGCATTGGAGCGCTCTCTTTATTGGGCTTTGACGGGCTCAAGGCGATTAATCCAACTCTCTGCATGCCCCAATACGTAATCGATCGCTTGGGCGTAAATCCACAGATACTGCCAAGAccataa